One Gordonia mangrovi genomic region harbors:
- a CDS encoding cutinase family protein has translation MTVPTLARRLAASLACLAMAVSGSLVFSNAQATAASCADVEVIFARGTIEPAPPLGLTGLSFVEAVRSQLPGKTVSSYGVNYPASDQFNNRLAIANSVAVGVRSTQARIKYLAADCPDTKIVLGGYSQGAAVAGFTTATGIDVPNEYRQYRNQVPPPLPADVADNVSAVVLFAPPSDRFLRDIGSPAIQVDREYQAKTKTYCIPGDNICDGSPVGQPNGLHVLYSVNGMTLDAANYVKAHL, from the coding sequence ATGACCGTCCCGACCCTCGCCCGACGTCTCGCGGCGTCGTTGGCCTGCCTGGCCATGGCAGTGAGCGGTTCGCTGGTGTTCTCGAATGCCCAGGCCACAGCCGCGTCCTGCGCCGATGTCGAGGTGATCTTCGCGCGCGGCACCATCGAGCCGGCCCCACCGCTTGGGTTGACGGGACTGTCGTTCGTGGAGGCGGTGCGCTCGCAACTGCCCGGTAAAACGGTCAGCAGCTACGGCGTGAACTATCCGGCCAGCGACCAGTTCAACAATCGGCTGGCGATCGCCAACTCGGTCGCCGTGGGCGTGCGGTCGACACAGGCACGAATCAAGTACCTCGCCGCCGACTGCCCCGACACGAAGATCGTGCTCGGCGGCTATTCGCAGGGCGCGGCCGTCGCCGGGTTCACCACGGCGACCGGCATCGACGTCCCTAACGAGTACCGCCAGTACCGCAACCAGGTGCCGCCGCCGCTGCCGGCCGACGTCGCCGACAACGTCTCCGCCGTGGTCCTGTTCGCGCCGCCGTCGGACCGCTTCCTGCGCGACATCGGCTCGCCGGCCATCCAGGTCGATCGTGAGTACCAGGCCAAGACCAAGACGTACTGCATTCCCGGCGACAACATCTGCGACGGATCGCCGGTGGGTCAGCCCAACGGTCTGCACGTGCTGTACTCCGTGAACGGCATGACCCTCGACGCCGCGAACTATGTCAAGGCGCACCTCTGA
- a CDS encoding MFS transporter, with the protein MTFPGADGSSSTGIAAASSAGRWLIAAAVLGSGVAFLDSTVVNVALPAIARDLDTGLSGQQWVLDGYLLTLSALLLAGGAAGDRYGRRRIFVGGLVVFALASAACGLAPTAEALVVARIVQGIGAAAVVPGSLALIEAEITEDDRGRAIGLWAGMSGATTALGPFVGGWLVDAASWRWVFLLSVPVALGAIWIAMRHVVESRHEQSTGGLDVAGAATVTMGLAGVIYAMIEGPSRGWGPVALAALLGGVALLVAFVVIEWRSSAPLLPLGLFRAGQFAGANLTTLLVYAALGGALFLLALQLQQSMGYSALEAGVATLPATVIMLFGSPLSGKSAQVTGPRLPMTIGPFIAAAGLAMMSRIVPGAGYVTAVLPAVVLFGLGMTITVAPLTAAALAAVPPGRAGIAAGVNNAVARLAGLLAVAVLPVVAGLDAGPAQPLGPGFSTAMLIAAGCCAVGGVIAALTIRTGIGFAPHVQPGVNHGCQQPEVVLR; encoded by the coding sequence ATGACGTTCCCGGGAGCGGACGGATCATCATCGACCGGTATCGCTGCGGCGTCGTCGGCCGGCCGATGGCTGATCGCTGCCGCAGTCCTCGGCTCGGGAGTCGCCTTTCTCGACAGCACCGTGGTGAACGTGGCGTTGCCCGCGATCGCTCGCGACCTCGACACGGGTCTCAGCGGGCAGCAATGGGTCCTCGACGGATATCTGCTCACCCTGAGCGCGTTGCTGCTCGCCGGTGGGGCGGCCGGCGACCGCTACGGGCGCCGCCGGATCTTCGTCGGCGGCCTGGTGGTGTTCGCCCTTGCCTCGGCGGCCTGTGGTCTGGCCCCGACCGCGGAGGCGCTGGTGGTCGCGCGGATCGTGCAGGGGATCGGCGCGGCGGCGGTGGTGCCCGGAAGTCTGGCGCTGATCGAGGCCGAGATCACCGAGGACGACAGGGGACGGGCGATCGGATTGTGGGCCGGGATGTCGGGCGCCACAACCGCGTTGGGTCCGTTCGTCGGAGGCTGGCTGGTCGACGCGGCATCATGGCGGTGGGTGTTTCTGCTCAGCGTGCCGGTGGCACTCGGCGCGATCTGGATCGCGATGCGTCACGTCGTGGAGTCGCGCCACGAGCAGTCGACGGGAGGTCTCGATGTTGCCGGTGCCGCCACGGTGACGATGGGTCTGGCCGGGGTCATCTACGCGATGATCGAAGGACCCTCCCGCGGATGGGGGCCCGTCGCGCTTGCCGCGCTGCTCGGTGGGGTCGCACTGTTGGTCGCGTTCGTGGTGATCGAGTGGCGGTCGTCGGCGCCGCTGCTGCCGCTGGGGCTGTTCCGGGCCGGTCAGTTCGCCGGTGCGAATCTCACCACCCTGCTGGTGTACGCGGCGCTGGGCGGCGCGCTGTTTCTCTTGGCGCTCCAGTTGCAGCAGAGCATGGGCTACTCCGCGCTGGAAGCCGGCGTGGCCACCCTGCCGGCCACCGTCATCATGCTGTTCGGTTCACCGCTGTCCGGGAAGTCGGCGCAGGTCACCGGCCCACGTCTGCCGATGACCATCGGACCGTTCATCGCCGCGGCCGGTCTGGCGATGATGTCGCGGATCGTGCCCGGCGCCGGCTATGTGACTGCAGTGCTGCCCGCGGTGGTCCTGTTCGGTCTCGGCATGACCATCACCGTGGCGCCCCTGACCGCCGCCGCGCTGGCCGCGGTGCCACCGGGCCGGGCCGGTATCGCGGCGGGCGTCAACAACGCGGTGGCCCGGCTGGCCGGGCTGCTCGCCGTCGCGGTGCTGCCCGTGGTGGCCGGTCTCGACGCCGGCCCGGCACAGCCGCTGGGCCCCGGCTTCTCCACCGCGATGCTGATCGCGGCCGGCTGCTGTGCAGTGGGCGGCGTGATCGCCGCCCTCACCATCCGCACCGGCATCGGTTTCGCCCCGCACGTCCAACCGGGCGTCAATCACGGCTGTCAGCAGCCCGAGGTTGTGCTTCGCTGA
- a CDS encoding nuclear transport factor 2 family protein, which translates to MALPDLYRRWIDQLWNGPSDADALAEIANHLVSAGFIGHWPGHDVHGPSELAAMVAEMKEMFERMEISIEVPPMTDGVYVSARWNATGMRSGQRKRFVGNDILRARDGRFVEYWAATVQIQN; encoded by the coding sequence ATGGCCCTTCCCGATCTCTACCGACGCTGGATCGACCAATTGTGGAACGGGCCGTCGGATGCCGACGCCCTCGCCGAAATCGCCAACCACCTGGTGTCTGCCGGGTTCATCGGACACTGGCCCGGCCACGATGTGCACGGTCCGAGCGAGCTCGCCGCTATGGTCGCGGAGATGAAAGAGATGTTCGAGAGAATGGAGATCTCGATCGAGGTGCCGCCGATGACCGACGGCGTCTATGTGTCGGCTCGCTGGAACGCTACCGGTATGCGTAGCGGACAGCGAAAGCGCTTCGTGGGAAATGACATCCTGCGGGCGCGGGATGGCCGTTTCGTCGAGTACTGGGCGGCGACGGTCCAGATCCAGAACTAG
- a CDS encoding glyoxalase has translation MDSITLHVPDAAAAKIFYDKAFGIGDQLNFRASDAPTSGFRGYVLSLVVPDPAVVDSLIVPALDAGATAIKPAKKSFWGYGGVVRTPDGALWKVASSSKKAAGAPARQIDDVVLLIGAADVAESKRFYVDHGLTVAKSFGRKYVEFAGDGTDITLALYGRKAAAKDAGVNAAGSGSHRIEIGGDAGAFTDPDGFVWRASADVAG, from the coding sequence ATCGACTCCATCACCCTCCACGTTCCCGACGCCGCCGCCGCGAAGATCTTCTACGACAAGGCCTTCGGCATCGGCGACCAACTCAACTTCCGCGCCTCCGATGCCCCCACGAGTGGGTTCCGCGGCTACGTCCTGTCGCTCGTGGTTCCTGACCCCGCCGTCGTCGACTCCCTCATCGTCCCCGCCCTCGACGCCGGCGCCACCGCGATCAAACCCGCGAAGAAGTCGTTCTGGGGTTACGGCGGGGTGGTGCGGACGCCCGATGGCGCCCTGTGGAAAGTCGCGTCCTCGAGTAAGAAGGCCGCCGGCGCACCCGCGCGGCAGATCGATGATGTCGTGCTGCTCATCGGAGCCGCCGACGTCGCCGAGAGCAAGAGGTTCTACGTCGACCACGGACTGACCGTCGCCAAGAGTTTCGGCCGCAAATACGTCGAATTCGCCGGTGACGGCACTGACATCACCCTCGCCCTCTACGGGCGCAAGGCGGCCGCAAAGGACGCGGGCGTGAACGCCGCCGGCAGTGGATCGCATCGCATCGAGATCGGCGGCGATGCGGGCGCTTTCACCGACCCCGACGGATTCGTCTGGCGCGCCTCGGCGGATGTCGCGGGCTGA
- a CDS encoding glucose-6-phosphate dehydrogenase, with protein sequence MATTTLFIFGAMGDLTSRLLLPALAQLLALEPDREVRLVGVGRRDVSDDEWRERVSDAFGDDMAESARQVAAQTTFRQADVSSADGLRTVLDQAGDGRSVLYFAVPPSVAQQSCDAMAELDDLPDDVLLALEKPFGTDEDSARGFNAKLARLVPENQVFRVDHFLGQSILLDLFGIRFANRVFEPVWSAEHIESVVIRYDETLGLEGRAGYYDKAGALVDMMQSHLLELLAVVAMDPPASLNERDLRDATGAALRATRIADGDPVRSSRRARYTAGEAGGKQLPSYVDEDGVDPARGTETLAEATFEVNTARWAGVPFTLRSGKALEPAVKEIALHFRPVRHLPQQFSGDVAPNVVRLTFGPDAMSLRLNVHDGTDPFDLAATELGADLGEGSIRAYAEVLSGILDGDATLAVRGDAAEQCWRIVGPIIDAWQADRVPLEEYPAGSAGPDGWRRV encoded by the coding sequence ATGGCCACCACGACGTTGTTCATCTTCGGTGCGATGGGGGATCTGACCTCACGCCTGCTGCTGCCGGCGCTTGCGCAACTCCTTGCTCTCGAACCCGACCGCGAGGTGCGGTTGGTGGGCGTGGGTCGCCGCGATGTCTCCGACGACGAGTGGCGCGAGCGGGTGTCGGATGCCTTCGGCGACGACATGGCGGAGTCGGCGCGTCAGGTCGCTGCCCAGACCACGTTCCGCCAGGCGGACGTCAGCAGCGCTGACGGCTTGCGCACGGTTCTCGACCAGGCCGGCGACGGCCGTTCGGTGCTGTACTTCGCGGTGCCCCCGTCGGTCGCGCAGCAGTCCTGCGATGCCATGGCCGAGCTCGACGACCTGCCCGACGATGTGTTGCTGGCTCTGGAGAAGCCATTCGGCACCGATGAGGACAGCGCACGGGGCTTCAATGCCAAGTTGGCCCGGCTGGTGCCGGAGAACCAGGTGTTCCGCGTCGACCATTTCCTCGGTCAGTCGATCCTGCTCGATCTGTTCGGTATTCGCTTCGCCAACCGGGTGTTCGAACCCGTCTGGTCGGCTGAGCACATCGAGTCGGTGGTGATCCGCTACGACGAGACCTTGGGGCTGGAGGGGCGAGCCGGCTACTACGACAAGGCCGGCGCATTGGTCGACATGATGCAGAGCCACCTGCTGGAGCTGCTGGCCGTGGTTGCCATGGACCCGCCGGCGTCGTTGAACGAACGCGATCTGCGCGACGCGACCGGAGCTGCGCTGCGCGCGACCCGCATCGCGGACGGCGATCCGGTGCGCTCGTCGCGTCGTGCGCGGTACACCGCGGGGGAGGCCGGCGGCAAGCAGCTCCCGTCCTATGTCGACGAGGACGGTGTCGATCCGGCGCGTGGTACCGAGACGTTGGCCGAAGCGACCTTCGAGGTGAACACCGCCCGCTGGGCGGGCGTCCCGTTCACGCTGCGGTCGGGCAAGGCGCTCGAACCGGCGGTGAAGGAGATCGCCCTGCATTTCCGTCCGGTGCGTCATCTGCCGCAGCAGTTCAGCGGGGACGTCGCGCCCAACGTCGTGCGCCTGACCTTCGGTCCCGACGCGATGTCGTTGCGGCTCAACGTCCATGACGGAACCGACCCGTTCGACCTGGCAGCCACCGAACTCGGTGCCGACCTCGGGGAGGGCTCCATCCGCGCCTACGCCGAAGTGCTATCCGGCATCCTCGACGGCGACGCCACCCTGGCCGTGCGCGGCGATGCGGCCGAACAGTGCTGGCGCATCGTCGGGCCGATCATCGATGCCTGGCAGGCCGACCGGGTGCCGCTCGAGGAGTATCCCGCGGGTTCGGCCGGGCCCGACGGGTGGCGTCGGGTGTGA
- a CDS encoding glycoside hydrolase family 15 protein: MGARIEDYAMVGDCRTAALISADGSIDWLCVPRFDSASIFAALLGSEEHGHWRLAPRDPAARATRGYDADTLILTTRWETSTGTAEVHEFMPIDGGRVDLVRRVVGVSGYVDFETELRMRFDYAKSIPWVLQVGDTTGPALRGIAGPDACVVRGLPLHADGDVHRGYFTVEPDVTMDLTLTWYHSHREEPGPLAVDDALTRTRAWWTEFASRIDHTGPHHEQVIRSLITLRALSNMDTGGIVAAATTSLPEQFGGARNWDYRYVWLRDASLTLEALVNHGFLHVAEHWRMWLMRAIAGDTEDIQIMYGIAGERDLIERELPQLPGYANSAPVRIGNGAVDQYQGDVIGEVMVGLDDARDAGLAETRLSWALQKALLEQVEAKLEWLDNGIWEMRGEPRMFTQSRVMKWAAFDRGVRAVERYGLDGSPEHWRDLRDRLRYEIDTECVDPGTGRFVQYAGTDEVDASLLLLPQVGFCAPNDPRMLATVEHIERTLLRGGLVLRYRTGTGVDGLQGDEHPFLACTFWLVTQYARSGRADDAAALMKTAVATANDVGLFSEEYNVDEQRQAGNTPQALSHLAFVRAANALASV, from the coding sequence ATGGGCGCACGCATCGAGGACTACGCAATGGTGGGCGACTGCCGGACTGCCGCGCTGATCTCCGCGGACGGCAGTATCGACTGGCTGTGCGTCCCCCGGTTCGATTCGGCGTCCATATTCGCCGCGCTACTCGGCTCGGAGGAACACGGACACTGGCGGTTGGCGCCCCGCGACCCCGCCGCCCGGGCGACGCGCGGCTACGACGCCGACACGCTGATCCTGACCACACGCTGGGAAACCTCCACCGGCACCGCCGAGGTCCACGAGTTCATGCCGATCGACGGCGGCCGGGTGGATCTGGTCCGACGAGTGGTCGGCGTGTCGGGTTACGTGGACTTCGAGACCGAACTCCGGATGCGGTTCGACTACGCGAAGTCGATCCCGTGGGTGCTGCAGGTGGGCGACACGACGGGTCCGGCGCTGCGCGGCATCGCCGGGCCGGACGCCTGTGTCGTGCGCGGTCTTCCGCTGCATGCCGACGGCGACGTCCATCGCGGATACTTCACCGTGGAACCCGACGTCACCATGGATCTCACCCTGACCTGGTACCACTCGCACCGCGAGGAACCGGGGCCGTTGGCGGTCGACGACGCGCTGACCCGCACCCGCGCCTGGTGGACGGAGTTCGCGAGCCGCATCGACCACACCGGACCCCACCACGAACAGGTCATCCGTTCGCTGATCACGTTGCGCGCGTTGAGCAACATGGACACCGGAGGCATCGTGGCCGCAGCCACCACGTCGTTGCCCGAACAGTTCGGCGGAGCCCGCAACTGGGACTACCGCTACGTCTGGTTGCGCGATGCATCGCTGACGTTGGAGGCGCTGGTGAACCACGGTTTCCTGCATGTGGCCGAACACTGGCGGATGTGGCTGATGCGCGCCATCGCCGGCGACACCGAGGACATCCAGATCATGTATGGCATTGCCGGGGAACGCGATCTGATCGAGCGCGAGTTGCCGCAATTGCCCGGATACGCGAACTCGGCACCGGTGCGCATCGGCAACGGCGCCGTCGATCAGTATCAGGGCGACGTGATCGGTGAGGTGATGGTGGGCCTAGACGACGCCCGTGATGCGGGGCTGGCGGAGACACGGCTGTCGTGGGCGCTGCAGAAGGCGCTGCTCGAGCAGGTGGAGGCCAAACTCGAATGGCTCGACAACGGGATCTGGGAGATGCGTGGTGAACCCCGCATGTTCACCCAGTCGCGAGTGATGAAGTGGGCCGCGTTCGACCGTGGTGTCCGGGCGGTGGAGCGCTACGGCCTCGATGGCTCACCCGAGCACTGGCGTGACCTACGCGACCGACTGCGCTACGAGATCGACACCGAATGTGTCGATCCCGGGACCGGTCGGTTCGTGCAGTATGCGGGAACCGACGAGGTCGACGCCTCGCTGTTGTTGCTCCCGCAGGTCGGTTTCTGCGCGCCGAACGATCCGCGAATGCTGGCCACGGTCGAGCACATCGAACGCACCCTGCTGCGTGGCGGTCTCGTGTTGCGCTACCGCACCGGCACCGGCGTCGACGGCCTGCAGGGCGACGAACACCCGTTCCTCGCGTGCACCTTCTGGCTGGTCACGCAATACGCGCGCAGCGGGCGCGCCGACGATGCGGCCGCACTGATGAAGACCGCGGTCGCCACCGCCAACGACGTCGGCCTGTTCTCCGAGGAGTACAACGTCGACGAGCAACGACAGGCGGGCAACACCCCGCAGGCGCTGTCGCATCTCGCGTTTGTGCGGGCCGCGAACGCGCTCGCATCGGTGTGA
- a CDS encoding thiamine pyrophosphate-requiring protein: protein MSDTVADVVLSRLREWDVHQVFGYPGDGINGLLAAWADAGDDPQFVQSRHEEMSAFEAVGFAKFSGRVGVCAATSGPGGIHLLNGLYDAKLDHVPMVAIVGQTERSAMGGSYQQEIDMLALYKDVCSDYVQMCTVPEQIPNLLDRAFRIAMTERVPTALIFPSDVFELDYSPPQHEFKQVPSSLGIDEATPDPDPAAVSRAATVLNEGEKVAILVGQGARGCVDELTQVADTLGAGCAKALLGRDVLPDTLPWVTGSIGLLGTTASYHLMRDCDTLLTVGSNFPYTQFLPELDQARGVQIDRSGKWIGMRYPNEVNLIGDAKRTLQQLIPKLEYKQDRSWRESVEKQVARWQKTAQRQAMTDAHPINPMRIFHEFSERAPSNAIIAADSGSAANWYARHITFRDEMRGSLSGTLATMGPAVPYVIGAKWAHPDRPTIAFEGDGAMQMNGLAEMLTVARYWQQWTNPQLIVVVLHNNDLNQVTWEQRAMSSSPKFSASQDLPEMDYAAFARSIGLGGINVDELDQLGDAWDRALAADRPTLLDVRCDPSVPPIPPHATLDQAMSLSAALVKGDEDAWDIIREGTKQKVQQYLPGTKGDESR from the coding sequence ATGAGTGACACGGTCGCCGATGTCGTGCTGTCCCGTCTGCGCGAATGGGATGTGCACCAGGTCTTCGGATACCCCGGTGATGGGATCAACGGACTTCTCGCCGCCTGGGCCGATGCGGGCGACGATCCACAATTCGTGCAATCCCGACACGAAGAGATGAGCGCCTTCGAAGCTGTCGGTTTCGCGAAGTTCTCGGGCCGCGTCGGAGTATGCGCGGCTACCAGCGGGCCCGGCGGAATTCACCTGCTCAACGGTCTCTACGACGCCAAACTCGACCACGTGCCGATGGTCGCGATCGTCGGGCAGACCGAGCGGTCGGCGATGGGCGGATCGTATCAGCAGGAGATCGACATGCTCGCGCTGTACAAGGATGTGTGCAGCGACTACGTGCAGATGTGCACGGTGCCCGAGCAGATCCCGAATCTCCTCGATCGCGCCTTCCGGATCGCGATGACCGAGCGGGTTCCGACCGCGCTGATCTTCCCCTCGGATGTCTTCGAACTCGATTACTCACCACCGCAACACGAGTTCAAGCAGGTGCCATCCAGTCTCGGCATCGACGAGGCGACACCGGATCCGGACCCGGCCGCGGTCTCCCGGGCGGCGACGGTGCTCAACGAGGGCGAGAAGGTCGCGATTCTCGTCGGCCAGGGCGCACGCGGATGTGTCGACGAACTCACCCAGGTCGCCGATACGCTGGGAGCGGGGTGTGCCAAGGCCCTGCTGGGTCGTGATGTCCTGCCGGACACCCTGCCGTGGGTGACCGGCTCCATCGGACTGCTCGGCACCACCGCGAGCTACCACCTGATGCGTGACTGCGACACCCTGCTGACCGTCGGATCCAACTTTCCCTACACGCAGTTCCTCCCGGAACTCGACCAGGCGCGCGGCGTGCAGATCGACCGATCCGGCAAGTGGATCGGCATGCGCTACCCGAACGAGGTCAACCTGATCGGCGACGCCAAACGCACACTGCAGCAACTCATCCCGAAACTGGAGTACAAGCAGGACCGCTCATGGCGCGAGTCGGTGGAAAAGCAGGTGGCCCGCTGGCAGAAAACCGCACAACGCCAGGCCATGACCGACGCGCACCCGATCAATCCGATGCGGATCTTCCACGAGTTCTCCGAACGCGCACCGTCGAACGCCATCATCGCCGCCGATTCCGGGAGTGCCGCCAACTGGTACGCCCGTCACATCACCTTCCGCGACGAGATGCGCGGATCGTTGTCCGGCACGCTCGCCACCATGGGCCCGGCCGTGCCGTATGTGATCGGCGCCAAGTGGGCACACCCCGACCGGCCGACGATCGCCTTCGAAGGTGACGGCGCGATGCAGATGAACGGCCTGGCCGAGATGCTCACCGTCGCCCGCTACTGGCAGCAGTGGACCAATCCGCAACTGATCGTGGTCGTGTTGCACAACAACGACCTCAACCAGGTCACCTGGGAACAGCGGGCGATGTCCAGTTCTCCTAAATTCTCTGCTTCCCAGGACCTTCCGGAGATGGACTATGCCGCCTTCGCGCGCAGCATCGGACTCGGCGGCATCAACGTCGACGAACTCGATCAGCTCGGCGACGCTTGGGACCGGGCTCTTGCCGCCGACCGACCGACGCTGCTCGACGTCCGGTGCGATCCGAGCGTTCCGCCCATCCCGCCGCACGCCACCCTAGACCAGGCGATGTCGCTGAGCGCCGCGTTGGTCAAGGGCGACGAGGACGCCTGGGACATCATCCGCGAGGGCACAAAACAGAAGGTGCAGCAGTATCTCCCGGGCACCAAGGGAGACGAGAGTAGGTGA
- a CDS encoding SDR family oxidoreductase: protein MRIHDNTIFIPGATSGIGLALAVRLHSEGNHVIVGGRRTELLAQIARQYPGIDTVRIDVADAADVDRAAAEVLERFGGVNVLITMAGLMRAENLRDRGFLPTAVTEVHTNILGPLRLVSAFVEHIVAQPQATIITVSSGLAFTPMATTPTYSASKAAIHSFTDSLRLQLAGTGVEVLELAPPAVQTDLMPGQADAEWAMPLDGFVDEVMSLLPSATREILVENVKPLRFAESAGNRDDLMAALAHQAH, encoded by the coding sequence ATGCGCATCCACGACAACACCATCTTCATCCCGGGCGCTACCTCCGGTATCGGCCTGGCACTGGCGGTTCGGCTGCACAGCGAGGGCAACCATGTGATCGTCGGTGGCCGACGCACCGAACTGCTCGCGCAGATCGCACGGCAGTATCCCGGTATCGACACCGTTCGGATCGACGTCGCGGATGCCGCGGACGTGGACCGTGCCGCTGCCGAGGTGCTCGAACGGTTCGGCGGTGTGAACGTGCTGATCACCATGGCGGGTCTGATGCGCGCCGAGAACCTCCGCGACCGCGGCTTTCTGCCGACAGCGGTCACCGAGGTGCACACCAACATCCTCGGTCCGCTGCGCCTGGTTTCCGCCTTCGTGGAACATATTGTGGCACAACCACAGGCGACCATCATCACGGTGTCGTCGGGGCTGGCGTTCACGCCGATGGCCACCACGCCCACCTACAGTGCCAGCAAGGCGGCCATCCACTCCTTCACTGACAGCCTGCGTCTGCAACTCGCCGGCACCGGTGTGGAGGTGCTTGAACTGGCACCGCCGGCGGTGCAAACCGATCTGATGCCCGGTCAGGCCGACGCCGAGTGGGCGATGCCCCTCGACGGCTTCGTCGACGAGGTCATGTCCCTGCTGCCTTCCGCGACGCGCGAGATCCTGGTTGAGAATGTGAAGCCGCTCCGCTTCGCCGAGTCGGCAGGTAACCGCGACGACCTGATGGCGGCCCTGGCACATCAGGCCCACTGA
- a CDS encoding MmyB family transcriptional regulator — translation MTAGEEPPMAMDRAGLAGFLRRRREALQPADVGLPVGARRRTRGLRREEVAMLVGMSTDYYTRLEQQRGPHPSEQMLAALARALHLSLDERDHLFELAGQHSPVRRARIDHIGPGMMRIVDRLADTPAMVVNSAGETLFQTGPAAALVGDDMAFQGLDRSITYRWFTDPATRERFPAEDHDHHARAHTGRLRVAATREGPDSRAAEIAEALLPISPSFAELWHRHDVGARLTDERKRLLHPELGVIEVFCQTLLDPDTAQVLLVYTATPGSDDHEKLAMLSAVGV, via the coding sequence ATGACCGCAGGAGAGGAGCCACCGATGGCGATGGATCGGGCGGGGCTCGCCGGGTTTCTCCGCCGCAGGCGCGAGGCCCTGCAACCGGCCGACGTCGGTCTGCCCGTAGGCGCGCGGCGCCGCACCCGCGGACTACGCCGCGAAGAAGTGGCGATGCTGGTCGGAATGTCGACCGACTACTACACCCGCCTCGAACAGCAGCGTGGACCGCATCCGTCCGAACAGATGCTGGCCGCGCTGGCTCGCGCCCTGCATCTCTCGCTGGACGAACGCGATCATCTGTTCGAGCTCGCGGGCCAGCACAGCCCCGTCCGGCGCGCACGGATCGACCACATCGGGCCGGGCATGATGCGGATCGTCGACCGCCTCGCCGACACCCCGGCAATGGTGGTCAACAGCGCCGGGGAGACGCTGTTCCAGACCGGCCCGGCGGCCGCACTCGTCGGCGACGACATGGCGTTCCAGGGACTCGATCGCAGCATCACATATCGGTGGTTCACCGATCCGGCGACCCGAGAACGTTTCCCGGCCGAGGACCACGATCATCACGCTCGCGCGCACACCGGTCGTCTGCGCGTGGCGGCGACCCGCGAGGGACCGGACTCACGCGCCGCCGAGATCGCCGAGGCACTGCTGCCGATCAGTCCGTCCTTCGCCGAGTTGTGGCATCGCCACGATGTCGGTGCCCGACTCACCGATGAGCGCAAACGGCTACTCCACCCGGAGCTCGGTGTGATCGAGGTGTTCTGCCAGACCTTGCTCGACCCGGATACGGCGCAGGTGCTGCTCGTGTACACGGCGACCCCGGGAAGCGACGACCATGAGAAGCTGGCGATGCTCAGCGCCGTGGGCGTCTGA
- a CDS encoding oxidoreductase yields MSRSGWGPSQAPRIDGRVVVVTGANSGIGLETVRHLAGLGARVVMACRNLDSAEAARADVLGTVPDADVQVVQTDLSDLGSVRKAANQIALEHSVVDVVINNAGVMAGRRDLTADGFEMDFGTNFLGHFALTGLLLERLLVADAGRVVTVGSNAHRGGVVDFDDLTLARSFSTSRAYQRAKFAQLVFAMHLQRRLTATGHRTPISVAAHPGATHSGVMRDSGRVLRWLFTTPSLHRVRRTFIMEAPDGALPSVRAATDPEVTGGQYFGPSGPMEFSGPPVPVRPSPRVRDPALGKRLWEVAEALTGVRYPF; encoded by the coding sequence ATGTCCAGGAGTGGGTGGGGGCCGTCGCAGGCGCCGCGCATCGACGGTCGTGTCGTGGTGGTGACCGGCGCCAATTCCGGAATCGGTCTCGAGACGGTGCGACATCTGGCCGGCCTGGGTGCTCGTGTCGTGATGGCCTGCCGCAACCTCGACAGCGCCGAGGCAGCGCGGGCCGACGTGTTGGGAACGGTGCCTGACGCAGACGTCCAGGTGGTGCAGACCGACCTCAGTGATCTCGGTTCGGTGCGCAAGGCGGCGAATCAGATCGCCCTCGAGCATTCTGTCGTGGATGTGGTGATCAACAACGCCGGCGTGATGGCCGGGCGGCGGGATCTGACCGCCGACGGGTTCGAGATGGATTTCGGCACCAACTTCCTGGGCCACTTCGCGCTGACGGGCTTGCTGCTCGAGCGTCTGCTGGTCGCGGATGCGGGTCGGGTGGTGACGGTGGGCAGCAATGCGCACCGCGGCGGTGTCGTGGACTTCGACGATCTGACACTGGCCCGGTCGTTCAGTACGTCCCGCGCCTATCAGCGGGCGAAGTTCGCGCAGCTGGTGTTCGCGATGCATCTACAGCGCCGCTTGACGGCGACGGGTCATCGCACCCCGATTTCGGTGGCGGCCCATCCCGGTGCCACCCACAGTGGCGTCATGCGCGACTCCGGTCGCGTGCTCAGGTGGCTGTTCACCACGCCGTCGCTGCATCGGGTGCGCAGAACGTTCATCATGGAGGCACCCGACGGCGCGCTGCCGTCGGTGCGGGCGGCCACGGATCCGGAGGTCACCGGCGGTCAGTATTTCGGTCCGTCGGGCCCGATGGAGTTCAGCGGGCCACCGGTGCCGGTGCGGCCGAGCCCGCGGGTGCGGGACCCCGCTCTGGGCAAACGCCTGTGGGAGGTCGCCGAAGCGCTGACCGGTGTGCGCTACCCCTTCTGA